In the genome of Streptomyces sannanensis, the window GGGAAGTCGAACGCGGCGGCGAGCTGCACCTCGGTGAAGGTGGGCACCGCCTTCCCGGCCTGGGCGACGACGACGGCCTCGAAGTCGGGCCGGTCGGCGCGGAACGGGGTGATGGACACCAGGCGGGTGCCGTCGCCGGTGGCCTGCTGCCACTTCGCGGCGAGGAACTCGGTGTAGGTCAGCTCCCTGGTGGGGTCGGCCTGCGCCTGGTGCTCGCTGAGCTCCAGGACCAGGCCGGCGCTGCGGGTGAGCGGCGCCATCCAGCCCATCAGGGACGCCCACGCGGCCGGGGCGACGACCTCCCACCAGTTGAAGCCGGGGGTGATCAGGTTCGCCAGGTAGGTGCCGGTGGCCGTCAGGAACGGGATCGCCCGCTGCGCCCGGGTCAGGGCGCTCAGGCCCTGCTCGGGGTCCTTCGTCTTCGCGTACAGCCAGGCGAGGGTGCCCACTCCGATGCCGCCGGAGGCGATGTAGGACCAGGCGCTGTCGTCCAGCTGCGGGCCGACGGCCATCCCGGCCGCCGCGAGGGCGTAGGAGGTGCGTTCGGCCAGGACGCGCCGGTAGATGACGTGGCCCGGGACGCGCTTGGTGGTGTCGGCGGCCAGCGCCGCCTGGTCGATGGTGCTCATCACTGCCTCCGTTCAGGCACAGGCAGCAGCAGGGGCCGCGCCCGGTGGTCCGGGTGCGGCCCCTGCTGCTGCGGGGTGGGGTTGTTCAGCGGCGGCGGCCGGTGCGCCGGTAGAAGCCGGGCTTGGCCTGGCGGACTCCGGAGCCGTTGGAGGCTTCGTAGCCGGGGCGGTACTCCCGGTCGTGCGCGCCGTTGAAGCCGCGGGCGTCGGTGTCGACGGCGTCGGCAGCGTTGACCATCTCGCCGGACGCCTCCGCGACCCCGGTGAGGGCGGCGGAGGTGTCCTCGATCATCGAGGTGAACTTGGGCTCGACTTCGGCCTGGCCGCACATCTCCGACAGGCGCAGGGCCGCGTTGGCGTTGGCCTGCATGTGGGAGCGGAGCAGGTGCATGCCCTCCTTGAGGAAGAGGGCGGAGGCCGCGAGCTTGGCGGTCCGGCCGGCCAGGGCGAGGAAGCCGTTGCCCGTGCTGGCGCTGCCGGTGCTGCTGGCCACGCCCTTGTTCATGCCCGGGATGGCGGGGAGGTTGTCGCTCACGTGCTGATCTCCTCATCAGTTCTCGTTGTGGACGCGGGCGGCGGGCACTTCCAGGCCCATGTCCTCGGTGGCCTGCTGAAGGGGCCGGTAGGCCTCGAACATCTCGTTCTCGGTCGTCTCGGAGAGCTCCGCGGCCGTCAGCGACTTCGTGGCCATCTCGTCGGCCTTGCGGGCCAGCAGCTCCATGGACTCCGCCAGCTTGGCCATCGCGGCGCCGGTCATACGGCCGATGACGTTGTGCGTGGAACGCAGGTCGGCGGCGAGTTCGTCCAGCT includes:
- a CDS encoding conjugal transfer protein TraB — translated: MSDNLPAIPGMNKGVASSTGSASTGNGFLALAGRTAKLAASALFLKEGMHLLRSHMQANANAALRLSEMCGQAEVEPKFTSMIEDTSAALTGVAEASGEMVNAADAVDTDARGFNGAHDREYRPGYEASNGSGVRQAKPGFYRRTGRRR